The genome window GAGCTTGATGACATCTCGCAGGTCGGCGCGGCCGACACTGACGAGGCGCGCGAGTACTCCTTCGAGGAGGCCGATGCCGCGACACTGGCCGAGCTTGGCCTGACCCCCTCCGATGAGGTGGCAGCAGCTCCCGCTTCGGAGGCTCCCGCCGCACAACCCGCCAGGGCGAGGCGTGGCCGCAAGCCGGTCGAGGCACCAGCTGAGCCCGAGCCGGTCGAGGCTCCCAAGCCGAGACGCGGCCGCGCTCGACCGGCCGCTGCCGCGAAGGCGCCGTCCGAGGACGCCGCGGTCAGCGCCACGCCCAAGCCACGAGGCCGGACCGCGAAAGCAAAGAGCGGCGACGCTGCAGAGCCAACCTCGCCAAAGCCCCGAAGCAGGTCCCGCGCCAAGCCAGCCGCCGAGCCGGCATCCGTTGAAGAGTCCGCGGAGGGCGCCGAAGAGGGCATCTGGCAGCGGTTCCGCGGCGCCAGGTCCAAGGCTCCCTAGCTCCCCGGACGCAGAGAGACCGGCTCGCGGGCCGGTCTCTGGCGGAGATGTCCGATTGAGCTTGGGGTCTACTCCACCTCGTCGATGGTCGTCGGCCGCGGGGTTCGCTTGCGGGCCGCCGTGGGCGGTGTGACCTTCGGGGGCTCGACCGCTTCGATGAGCGGCTCGTCGATCGGTTCGCCGTTCGTCTCGCCGATCCCCTCCGGGCGCTGGAAGATCGGAACCCACTCGCCCGCCGACGCGGCCGCGTCGCGGGCGCGGGTCGCAACCTCGCGAGCGCCGGTGGAAGCGACCTCCCGAGCGCGGGTCGCCGCATCCTTGGCGGTGACGGCCAATTCATCGCGCATCTGACGGCCCGCCTTCGGGGCGGTCAGGATGGCCGCGATGAGGCCTGCCGCTGCCCCGAGCAGGAGGCCGCCGAAGAATGATCCCCAGTGGCGTCGCTCGCGGCGGGCGCGAAGGCCCATCCGTACCGCGGCGTCATCGATCAGCTCACGCGCCACCGGGACCGCGGCGCCGGCCGCGCCGAGCGCGACGGTGCGCTTGTTCCACAGCTGGTTGAGGCCGGGAAGCATCTCCTGTCGCCAGGCGCGGCTGCCCCAGCGCAGGGCATCGCGACCCGCGCGTGCGGCATCGCGACGGATCGGTTCGGCGTCGCGCCAGCTGGTGGCTGCGCGCTCAGAAGCCAACTCTGCGGCTTCGCCGATGGCCGCCACGAGGGCACGGCCGCGCTTCGTTACGTTGTCCTGGATCTTCGGGTCGAACAATCGCTCGACCATCGACCTGGCATTGGTCGTTACCTGATCGGCCATGGCTGACATCTCCTTGGTTCTCAGGTTGGGGGCGAGCCCCAAGTATCGCATCAATCCCCGGATGGCGCCCCGCCGGCCGCCTGACGGTGCGGCGGATCCGGTTGCCGGCCGGCCGCCAGCGCGCGTGCCCGAGCGGTTCGGCGGGGCCACGGCATCCTGGCGACCGGGGGCTGATCGGCTCCTTACCAGGGGCTTACCGGCTGCCCTGCCTATACTCCGGCGATGACTGAAATGGCCTCCGCGGCAGGGTTTCGCAGCCTTGGGCAGGCGACCTCGCGCACCATCGTTCAGCGATCGGCGGCCCGTGGTCGCCTGCAGCGCACGCTCCTGGTCCACGGCCCCGCCGGCAGCGGCAAGGGTGCGTTCGTCGACGACCTGCTGGCGCTGCTCCTCTGCCAGTCGGTCGACGGGGAGCGGCCCTGCAACGCCTGTCCGGGTTGCCGCCAGGCGCGGGCCCGGACCCATCCGGACCTCGTGATCGGATCGCCGGAGCGGTGGCGGGACGATCGATCCACCGGCGAGAGCATTGTCGCGGCGGCGCGCAGCTGGCTGGCCGACAGCGCCGGTGCGCCGATCGTCGGTGAGCGACGCGTCATCCTGGTCGAGGGTGTCGATCGGGCCAACGAGCAGACCCAGAACGCGCTGCTGAAAGCGCTCGAGGAGCCGACCAGCCGGCACATGTTCGTCCTGGTGGCCGACGAGCCGGCGCGGGTCCTGCCCACCATCCGATCACGGAGCCAGGCGCTGCGGGTCGGGGCCGTGCCGCGTGCCGAGCTGGTCGCATGGCTCGTCGATCGCGAGCGCCTGCCCGCCGACCAGGCCGATGCGCTGGCACGCATCGCGGACGGCATGCCTGGCACGGCGATCGGCTTTGCCCGCGCCCCTCGGCTGGTGGATTGGCGAAATCGAACGCAGCGCGAGCTGCTGGACCTGCTGAGACGGGGCCGGGCGGATCGCTTCGGCTCCGTCCGCGATCTGCTGGAGGATGCCGCGCGCATCGGCATCGAGCAACCCACCGAGAACGACGTGCAGGTGGTCGAGGAGGGTGCCCGCCCGACCGGCGGCGCGCAACGCGAAGCCGCGCTTCTCGTCGTCGAAGCGTGGCTCGGCCTCACGCGCGACCTCGCCGTTGCCGCCGCGGGCAGACCGCAGATGGCAGCAGCGATCGCGCTCGATCGCGATCAGCCAGGGCTCGCGGAGCAGATCGGCCAGACCGCGATCCACGACTTCATCGAGCTGCTCCAGCGAATCCGCGACGGCCTGCGCCAGAACGCTGCGCCCCGCCTGGCACTCGAGGTGGCAATGCTCGCCTGGCCGACGCTGGCGCCTCGGTGAGTGGCGCGTCTGCGGGGGACCTGGAGCGCCTCTCCGCGACCATCGTCGGAAGGGTGCAGGGCGTTGGATTTCGCTGGTGGGTACGCTCGGCCGCGGACCGCATGGGCCTGACCGGCTGGGTCATGAACGGTGCCGACGAGCGATCGGTGGAGCTGGTTGCCGAGGGACCCGCGGCGTCGCTCGATCAGTTTGAACGGCTCTTGCGCGAGGGACCTCCGGGTGCGGCGGTCGATCGGGTGGAGGCCATTCGCTCCCCGGCGTCCGGCAGCTACGGCCGCTTTCAGATCACCCGGCCGTGAACTGGCGCGCGCTTGGCTGCGGCACGCTGGCCATCGTGCTCTTCCTGGCGGTCGCGCTGTGGGGCATGTCGAAGGCATTCGACCGTCTCGAGGGCTGCCCGGCCAGGCTGCAATGGGGCGACCGTGTCTACCTGTCGAGCGGGTCTCCACGCCCAGAGCCGATCTTCGCCGAGGGTTCGCCGATAGAGCTCGGCTCAACCTTCATCGGGCTGACCACCCGCCGGGTGTGGGGTCCGCCGGGCAGCGCGCCATCGCAATCGGCAACGGACCGGCCGAGTCGCATCTTCCTCGACTGCGACGACGGCAGCGTCCTGCTCTTCGCCGCCGAGAGCGCCGCGCCCTAGTCGGACTGTCCCATCTGCTGGTGGGCGGCCAGCGCGTAGCGGTCGGTCATGCCGGCAACGTAGTCGGCGACCTGGGTGATGAGGGGAGCATCCGCCTCCCGATAGGTGGCCGGGATCTGATCGGGATGCGCCAGGTGGTGGTCGACCAGCGCGCGCAGGGTGTCGATCGCGACCCGCTGCTCGCGGAGCAGGGACGGCGCGAGGTAGACCTGCTCGAACATGAACGCGCGCAGGTCGTGCATCACGGTCAGGGTCTCATCATCCATCCGCACCTCCCCCACCCGCAGCGAATGCTCGAAAACCGCATCGATCATCTCGCCGACCCAGACTCGTCCCGGCTCTCCGAAGCGCGCCATGACGGCGGGCGGGAAGGAGTTGGCCGCCAGGACGCCCGCCCGGATGGCGTCGAGCGCATCGTGGGTGAGGTACGCGATGCGGTCCGCGTAGCGGACGCAGAGTGCCTCCTGCGTCGACGGCGGCGGGTCGATCTTCCAGGAATGGGCCCGGATTCCGTCCCGCACCTCCCAGGTCAGGTTGAGGTCCTCGAGCACCTCGTAGACCCGCACGCTCTGTGCGGCGTGGTGCCAGCCGTCGGGTGGGAAGTACTGCGACAACGCCTCCTCGCCGGTGTGACCGAACGGGGTGTGACCGACGTCGTGGCCCAGTGCGATCGCCTCGGCCAGCGGCTCGTTGAGGGAGAGGCCGGCGGCCAGCGCGCGAGCGATCTGCGCCACCTGCAGGGTATGGGTCAGGCGGGTGACGAAGTGATCGCCCTCTGGGTTCAGGTAGACCTGCGTCTTGTGCTTCAGGCGCCGGAACGCCTTCGAGTAGATGATCCGGTCACGGTCGCGCTCGTACGCCGTGCGGAACCGATCGGGCTCTTCGGGGCGCACCCGGCCACGGCTCCGCGTGGATCGCGATGCCGGGGCGGAGAGGCGTTCTTCCTCCTCCTCCTCGCGCGCGTGCCGGTCACGCCGGATCAGGCCTGGCATGAACCGATGATGACCGATGAGGGAGGGAACTGGCGCGCCGGACAGGATTCGAACCTGCGACCTTCGGCTCCGGAGGCCGACGCTCTATCCACTGAGCTACCGGCGCGCGAGGGGAGGCGAGTCTACCGGAAAGGAGAAGGCCCCTCCGAAGAGGGGCCTTCCGTTGCTGCCGGATTCGCTAACCGCAAGGGCATCTTTCACGAGCGGTTTCCCGCTCTACCCTTACCCAAACCTACCCATGGCCTTGCGATCAGTGGTGAATCGCTGTGCGAACAGCCCCGAAAGGATACGCCCCAGGTCGGGTATGGGTCAATGGTTGGGGGCTAAGAATCGTTTACATTCCATAGCGCTTTTGAGGCCGATTCGCCCCATTCAGGGCCCGGCATCGACGGTGACGGACTCGATGATCACCGGCTCCAGCGGTACTCCCTCATTGGGACTGTTAACGGACACCACCCCGATCGCGTCGATGACGTCGATCCCGTCCGTGACCTTGCCGATCACGCTGTAGTAGGGGCGCAGCTGGGCCACCAGGCTGGCGAGGTCGATGAAGAACTGGCTGCCGTTCGTATCGGTGCCGCCCGTGATCTCGCCCGTGACGGGGTCGTACTGCATGGCGTTCGCCATCGCTACGGTGTATCGGTCGTAGGGCTGGTTAGGGTCTGGAAGCTCGACTTCGAACTGGTATCCAGGGCCGCCGCTGCCGAGCCCTTGGAACGGGCCGCGGTCAGTCCGTGTCTGTGGGTCGCCGGCCTGGGCGACGAAGCCGGCGATGACCCGATGAAATGTGATGTCGGCATAGAAGCCACACCGCGCGAGCCCCACGAAGTTGGCGGTGGCAATCGGAGCCGAGCTTGCGTCAAGCTCGATCGTGAACGACCCGAGGTTGGTCTCGACCACCGCACGTCGGGCGTTGGCCAGCGTGGTGGCGGCCTCGGCAGCAGTCGGGGCCGAGGTTGGGCACGGAGTCGGGCTCGCCAGCGGCGAGCTGCACGCGACCACGGCGAGGGCAAGGATCGCACCTGGCCAGAGGTGCACGGCACCCATCATTTCGCGTGCAGCGAGCGATCCAGGAAGCCGAGCACCCAGCCGGCGTACTCGGACGAGCAGGTATCGATCGATCCGCCGTGCTCCGCCTTCGGGCAGGTCTTGAGCTCGACGCGAGCCCCTTCACCGGGCGCTGCCCTCTTCAAGTCGGCCGCATCGGCCGGGCTGGCGGCACCGTCGTCGCCGGCTGCCACGATCAGCACCGGCCGGTCGCCGATCTGCTCGATCGCCTGGATGGGATCGGCGACACTCAGGTCCTGGCCGGTCCGCAGCAGCCCGCCGAGCAGGATCGACCACGCCCCCGGCAGTGCCAGCGGGAGGCCCCTGCTCTCGAGCCGTGCCTGCAGCGCATCGACCAGCGTCGCGTGCGTGGAGTCGAGGATCACGGCCGCCACGCGCTCGTCGATGGCGGCCTCGTCGATGGCGGCTGCGCCGCCCATCGAGACTCCCAGGACGGCGATCGACTGCGGGGACTTGGCTCGCTCCAGCCAGTCGACGATCGCGCGGAGATCGAGAACCTCGTACACGCCCATGGTGGTGAGGTCACCGGCGCTCTGCCCGTGATTGCGGAAGTCGAACATCACGAGGTTGTAGTCCGCATGCAGCGGCTCCGCCCAGCTGAGCATCTCGTTCTTGGACTTGCCATTGGCGTGAGCGAGCACGACCGTCGCGGCGGCAGCACCCTGGTTGCCGGCGGGGATGTACCAGCCGGCGAGCCGTGTCCCGTCGCTGGCCGTCAGATCGGCCCCTGCCCCTTCCCCGGGTTGCGGGCAGTCCGTACGGTCCGCGAATGCGTCGAGCTCCTGATCGGAGGCGAGGTCGTAGTTGATCGCCTCGTATGCCCAGCCGAACGCCGATGCAGGGGTGCGGCAGTCGCCAGCGCGCGCGTGCGCGGCGAACGCCTGCGAGCCGTCGTAGCCGATGTAGGCCAGGTATCCCACCAGCACCACGAGGGAAATTGCCATCACGAAGGAGACCCACCGCCAGATGGTGGTGCGGCGCGCCAGGCGAGGGTCTTGCGGCGGCTCGTACGGCACTCGGCCGAGTATACGGTGGTGCCCCACGGACGCCTCCCCTACAATCCGGGACCCGTGGTTAGTCCGAAGGTCACCAGGCCCGCCACCAGGACCGCAGTGCCGAGGCACCGCGGCCACGCTCTGGCGCCCGAGCATCTTGGCGAGCGCGGAGCGGCCGCGGCCCTGGCCACAGCGATCGGTGGCATGGCGATCTTCATCGCCGCCGTGGCCATGACGGTCGGCGGTTTGACCCTCCCCAGCCGGTGGGCCGGCGCCGATCCGCCGCCAAACGTCGGCCAGCTCGGGTTGGGCCAGGTGGTGGGTGGCATCGGCCTGCTCGTCCTCGGCGTCCTCATGGTTGGCAGCTCGCTCGCTCTCCTGAGCGGGCTCCCGCGCAGCAGGCCATTCGCAGTCAGCACCTCGGCGATCAGCGCGGTGCTGGCTCTCGCCGGCTTCGTGCTCCTGATGGCCCCCACCCGTCGCGATCTGGTGCTCCTCGCCGCCCTGGGCGTGGCCGTCGTTACCTTCGGGGGCGCGGCCCTCATCCTGGCGCGGCTGCGGCGCTAGCTCCTCGGTCGGCGCGAATGGGGCGCCCATCCGGGCTTGTCGCGGCGATCCTCGTGGCGGCCGGAGTCGTGCTGGTCCTTGGGGGCGCCGCGGCGGTCGCCGTCGGCCTCTTCAACCCTGGCCTGATCAGCTCGCAGCTGCCACCTGAAGCGGCGGTCGATGCGCCGGCCGTCGGTGGTGCCGCCGTCGCCCTGGGCATTGCCACCGCCCTGCTCGGAGTCGTGCACATCGGGACCGCGCTGGCGCTGCGGGTTGGGATCGGAATTGCCGCCACCACCGCGGTGGTGCTGTCCGCGACGATGGCCATCCTCTCCCTCGTATTCGCGGTCGCGGCAGTGGTGAGCATCGCGTCCGGCGCCGCGCCCGCGATCTACATGGTGCCCGCCTCGGTTGGTCTCGGTGCCGGGGTGATCGGCTACTCGGTCGTCACAGTCGTCATCATCGGCGCCCGAGGGAAGCCGATCTGAGGTCGGAAAGCGCCCCTGCTATACTCCGCCACCGTCGCTCCCGCGGGCCCGTGGTGTAGCGGCCCAACATGCCAGCCTGTCACGCTGGAGATCGCCGGTTCGAATCCGGTCGGGCCCGCCACCAACCTCGGGAGGCGAGTTCCTGACTACGCCGGGCCGGGGCTCGCGATGGCGACGCAGCACTGCTCTGGGAGAGGGTCTGTCCGAGCCGCGGTCCATCGAGCGCCAAGCCCGCTGATCAGTCCCTCGATTAGGGCCAGGTTCATGCCGCACACCAGCGGGCGATGTTTGTCGACGAGTGTCTGAAACGGGCAATTCTCAAGCCGGATCTCGCCAGATCGCACGTGGGGTTGATAATCGCGCTCGGCCAGCGTTGCCAGCAGGAGGTCGCGCAATCGCTTCTTGGGCTTTCCTGCCTGACGAGCTGCTGAGCCGATGGCTTCGCCCATTTCGTGGGCCGCGTCGTTGAGCGCAACCGGCGGCAGTTGAGTCTCCGTTTGCTCGATCGCCCTGGCGAAGAGCTCGGCCGCGACGTCGTATCGGCGTCCTGGGAGCGACACGGAGACACGGCGCCCCGCAGGCCGATACAGCTTGGATGTGCGTCCGGCGCCGGGTCCGGTGCGGCCCGACACACGTCGGTACTCGACTGCCAGCAGGTCGGCCGCAGCGAGCCGATCCAAGTGGAACGCCGCCAGCGCGCGCGTTAACCCAAGCGCGGCAGCAGCCTCGTGCCGGCTGACAGCGCGGCCGGCGCTCACCACCCATTCGTACAGTGCGCCGCGGACCGGCTCGGCGAGGAGGGACACGGCCTCGACATCGGCCCGGGCGTTCGGCATCGTGCGCGGCATTCTAAAGCAAGCACACGCTCGCCAAGCATTGACGCCGCGCAATCGGCGCCGTATTACTAACGTGCGCTACTGCTAGAAGCGCGTGGAGTGAAGCATGAGGTACGGAATGATGGCCGAGGAAAGCCTGTACGAGCGGCTGGGTGGCGTGTTCGCCATCGCGGCGGTGGTGGACCACTTCAGCGATGCGGTCGTGCAGAACCCGATTGTGGGCCAGCAATCGGAAAATCCCGAGCTCCGTGAATGGCACACGAATAACCTGGGTCGGCTGCCGGGCCTGAAATTCATGCGCACCCTCTGGGTCTGTGACGTTGCCGGTGGACCACAGAAATTCGACGCCACGCGACCGGGGAGCACCCAGCTCGGCCTGGAGGAAGCGCACCGGAACCTTCGCATCTCGCCCGACGAGTTCGACGAGGTTGCCGCGGAGCTGGGACGCACGCTGGACTTCGTTGGGGTGCCGGAGCAAGAGAAGGGCGAAGTGCTGGCTGCGTTCGCGGCCCACAAGGCAGAGGTTACGGAGGGCTACCTGGCCGCAGCTGGGGCCTAGGGATTCCCGCGCCCAGACCCCGCCATCTCCTCTCCGAGATCGGCAAGGTGCATCTCGTGGTGCGCCAGGATGACCTGCACCGCCTCGTCGACGTCGTCGGTGATGGTGAAGAGGGTGAGGTCCTCCGGGCTGATCTTGCCCTGGTCGAGCGGAGTGGCCTTCAGCCAGTCGAACAGCCCGCTCCAGTAGGTGGTCCCGAACAGGACCACCGGGAAGTGCTTCACCTTACCGGTCTGGATCAGGGTCAGCGCCTCGAAGAGCTCATCAAGGGTTCCAAAGCCGCCGGGGAAGATGCAGAACGCTTCCGCGTACTTCACGAACATCGTCTTGCGCACGAAGAAGTAGCGGAACTCCATCCCCAGCGTTACGAACTCGTTCAGCCCCTGCTCGAACGGCAGCTCGATATTGCAGCCGACCGATACGCCGCCCGTGTCACGGGCGCCGCGGTTCGCAGCCTCCATGATTCCCGGGCCACCGCCGGTGATGATCGCGTAGCCGTGCTTGGCCAGCTTCCTGGCGAGTGAGCGCGCCGTGCGATAGGAGGGGTCGCCGCGACCGATGCGTGCCGAGCCGAAGACGCTCACCGCCCGCCCGACGCCGGCGAGAGCATCGAAGCCCTCGACGAACTCACCCATGATGCGAAGTGCGCGCCAGGTGTCGGTCTTCAGGAACGAGGCGTCGGCGCCTTCCTGCTGGAGGAGCTGCTGGTCCTCGGTGGGCCGCTTCTCGGCGCCGCGCATGACCACTGCCCCGCTGCGATGCGCCTGGTTGCGCTTTGTTGCCATGACCATCTCCTGCTCGACAGGTCCAAAGTCGGATGGTAGGGTGAGCCGTCGTTCCATGCGGGTCGCGACCGTGCCCATCGCGGCAAGTGCGACAGCCGTTCGGTGGCTTTCGCCTCGGCGGGACCCGAGATCCAACCCGCTAGCGCGAGGATTCTATTGCCGGACATCTTGGCCCGTGTCGCACTGCGAACCATCGTCTTTGCGGTGGTCATCGGCCTCATGGCTCCGTTGAGCGCCCGATCCGCGGCGCCTGCTACGGCGGATTCGTTGCGACTGCTCGCCGCCGCCGATCAGCCCTCCAGCCTGGCCGACCGCTCCACGCTCGGGACCCGCAACAGCTCCGCTTCGCTCTCACTCGCAACGGTGACGGAGCCGATCGGCACCGAGGATCTCGGCCTCAACGCAGCGCTGGCCACGCCGCCGAGCGCGCCGATGGAGGCGACCCTCTTCTCCCGCCCCGCCAAGAGCGTGGCGCCGAAGACCGTGGCGCCGAAGACCGTTGCGGCCCCAGCCAGCGGCGACACGATCTCCGGCACGGCGACCTGGTACTGCTGCTCCCTCGGCTGGCGCGGCCAGGCCGTGGTGGCCCTGCCCGGGGCCCTTGGCGGTCATTACGACGCCCCGCCTGCGGCCCGATTCGTGACCGTCTGCGCCGACCGCTGCGCGGTGCTTCCCGTGGCGGACTACTGCGGTTGCCTGTGGGGCACCGCCAGCCAGAAGGTCGCTGACCTCTCGCCGGAGGCGTGGGCCGCGATCAGCGACAGCAGCCTCTCGCTTGGAGTGATCACCGTCACGGTCCACCTCGGCGGCTGAGGTCCTTCTTCTCGCGGCCACGCGCCGCTGGTAGCATCCCGCGGTGCTGCGACCCCTTCGCATCGGGCACGTCGTACTCAAGGTGCGCGACCTGGACCGATCCCTGGCCTTCTACCGGGACCTGCTCGGCTTCAAGGTGGTCAGCGAGCTCAGCAACGTGATGATCTTCCTCGCGGCCGATGGGCAGAACCATCACGACCTCGCCCTGCTGCGCGTGGGCCAGCAGGCGGCCTCGCCGGTGCCCACTGCAGTCGGCCTCTATCACGTCGCGATCCAGCTCGCCGACTGGGAGGCAGTGCGCAGTGCCCATGCGGTGCTCACCGAACGCGGTCTGCTGCGAGGAGCCGTGGACCACGGGGTGAGCCGATCCCTGTACACGGCTGACCCGGACGGCAACGAGATCGAGCTGTACTGCGATGCCCCGCGGTCGGAGTGGGAGGGGCGCATCGACGAGGTGATGACGGTCAAGCCGCTCGTCATCGACTGACGGGTCGTTGGCCCAATACGCGGCTGTGTGCGCTGGGTGCACATGCAGACCGGTGGCGCCTCAGCGCGCGAAGCTGAGGATCGCGAAGCCGGCGACCAGGACGAAGGCAACGAAGATGATCACCAGGCGCGCGGCCCAGTTGACGCGACGGGTCGGCAGGGGCTGGTAGGGCCGGCCTCTGCGCTGTGAACGGCGGCTCATCGGCTCACCGACCCCACTCGCGGCGGAGGAGGAACGGGGTGGTGAGGGCCTCGCGCGTCCCGACGCTGCGCAGTTGCTTGCGCACCCGCTTGAGCAGCTTGCCGTGGTAGGTGCCGTCGCCGTACGGCTCGTGCAGCCGGGCCACGTCCCAGTCGTGGGTGCCGGCAATGGCGGCGGGCGGGAGGTATCGGTCCAGGACGGCCTTCGCCTCGTCGATCGCGACGAAGCGCCGTGCGCGCGTCGTATTGTCGAGGAGGGTCAGCAGGTCGGCAAAGCTGGCATCGAGGTCGGTGACGAGGGTGGAGAGCCGCTCCATTGTCCCGGGCATGCGCTCCTGCTTGAAGAGGCCGCCAAGGAGCGCCTTGCGGTCCTCGTCGCCCAGGGCGGAGAGCGCGTCACGCAGGGCCGGGACAGCCGCGGCTGGATCCGCCATCGGGACCTCGTACTCGTAGAGATGGACCATCACTGCCGCTGGTCCCCGAATTCGCCGAAGGTCCAGCCATCCATCGGCGGCGGCTCGATCCCGAGCTGGGTAAGAATGGTGGCCGCCTGGGACCGATGCTCGGTGGCGTGGTTGATGGCCTGCACCAGGACGACCAAGGTGGGGACCTTGTCGTCGTCGATCTCGATGATGGCCTGAGGGTCGAGCCGTTCGGCGACCTCAGCCAGCTGATGCCCCGTGAAGCGCGTCCGCTCCAGGAGGAGGTCGATGCCCGGCCATGGCCCGGGAATCTCCCAGCGGACCGGCGGCTCCCAGCCGGTGAGCAGCTGCAGGTACCAACTCTCGGCGCGGACGATGTGAATGAGCGTGTGGGCGAGCTCGCCGTAGGTGCCCTCGACCGACGTGGAGCGCTGCTCGTCCGTCAGGTCGCGGCACGCCTCGAGGAGACGCTCGTTCGCCCATCGGTTCTGCCGGAAGATCTCGGTGAGAGTGGTGGTCATCGCCTGCGAGTATCGCCGCAAGGACCGACCGGTACAATCGGCCGCATGTTGCTCGACGGCAAGAAGCTGCTCATCACCGGCGTTCTCACCGACGACAGCATCGCGTTCAGCATCGCGAAGGTCGCGCAGGAGGCCGGTGCCGAGGTGCTCCTCACCGGGGTTGGGCGGGGGATGAGCCTGACCCAGCGCGTGGCAAGGAAGCTGCCGACCACACCCGACGTGCTCGAGTTGGACGTCAACAATCCCGAGCACATCGAGGCGGTGAGCGACGAGCTCATGAAGCGCTGGGGCAAGGTCGACGGGGTGGTCCACGCCATCGGCTTCATGCCGAGCGACGGACTGGGCGGCAACTTCCTGAACACCCCCTGGGAGAGCGTGGCGTTCGGCTTTCAGACATCGGCCTATTCGCTGAAAGCGCTCAGCGTCGGCCTGCTTGAGCCGATGAAGGCGGCGGACGGCGCATCGGTCGTCAGCCTCACCTTCGACGGTCGCTTCGCCTGGCCGATCTACGACTGGATGGGGGTCGCCAAGGCGGGCCTCGAGGCCGTGACGCGCTACCTGGCGCGTGACCTGGGCGAGTTCGGCATCCGGGTCAACACCGTCTCGGCCGGACCGATTCGCACCATTGCCGGCAAGAGCATCCCCGGCTTCGACCAGATCGCGGACACCTGGCTCAAGCGCGCCCCGCTGGGCTGGGACATGAACGATGCGACCGCGGTCGGCCAGATGGTCTGCTTCCTGCTCAGCGACTGGGCGGCGAAGACCTCAGGCGAGCTGATCCACGTGGACGGTGGCTACCACGCCATGGGGACCGATATCCGCCGCTAGCTCTCATAGAGGTCGGGATCCAGGAGCCAGGCCAGCTCACCGCCTCCAGGCTCGGGGACGCCGGGGAACTCGACGCAGGCGATGCCGCCCTTGCGCATCCGAACGGACGAGGCGCCGGTGAGCAGGTCGACGGCACCCGAGAGGTCCGGTTCGTGGCCGACGAACATGACGCGGCGACCATCCGGGTGGGCTGCCATGGCCCGCGCGAAGTCGGGCCAGTCAGCTCCGGGGCGGAGCCGGTCGTCGACGACCGGGGCGCCTGACATCTCGAGCCCGGCCATCACCAGCTCGGCGGTCTGCAGCGCACGTGACAGCGGTGAGGAGAGGACGACGTCCGGCCGGAGGTTCAGCCCGCGCCAGATGGGGGCAGCCGCCTTGAGTGCATCGACGCCTGCCTTGGTGAGCTGACGCTCGTCGTCGTCCGCAGCCGCCGAGTAGTGCCCGGCCTTGCCGTGGCGGACGAAATAGAGGATCACTGGCCCGGCGCGTTCAGTCCGGGAAGGCTTCCGGGCCCCGATCGGCCAGCTCGGCGGCGTGAGCCTCGGCGTCGGCGGCGCTCGGGGGAAGCCACGAGAACGGGTAGCGCGGGTCGTCC of Chloroflexota bacterium contains these proteins:
- a CDS encoding DinB family protein; this encodes MTTTLTEIFRQNRWANERLLEACRDLTDEQRSTSVEGTYGELAHTLIHIVRAESWYLQLLTGWEPPVRWEIPGPWPGIDLLLERTRFTGHQLAEVAERLDPQAIIEIDDDKVPTLVVLVQAINHATEHRSQAATILTQLGIEPPPMDGWTFGEFGDQRQ
- the fabI gene encoding enoyl-ACP reductase FabI; this translates as MLLDGKKLLITGVLTDDSIAFSIAKVAQEAGAEVLLTGVGRGMSLTQRVARKLPTTPDVLELDVNNPEHIEAVSDELMKRWGKVDGVVHAIGFMPSDGLGGNFLNTPWESVAFGFQTSAYSLKALSVGLLEPMKAADGASVVSLTFDGRFAWPIYDWMGVAKAGLEAVTRYLARDLGEFGIRVNTVSAGPIRTIAGKSIPGFDQIADTWLKRAPLGWDMNDATAVGQMVCFLLSDWAAKTSGELIHVDGGYHAMGTDIRR
- a CDS encoding VOC family protein; this encodes MLRPLRIGHVVLKVRDLDRSLAFYRDLLGFKVVSELSNVMIFLAADGQNHHDLALLRVGQQAASPVPTAVGLYHVAIQLADWEAVRSAHAVLTERGLLRGAVDHGVSRSLYTADPDGNEIELYCDAPRSEWEGRIDEVMTVKPLVID
- the sixA gene encoding phosphohistidine phosphatase SixA gives rise to the protein MILYFVRHGKAGHYSAAADDDERQLTKAGVDALKAAAPIWRGLNLRPDVVLSSPLSRALQTAELVMAGLEMSGAPVVDDRLRPGADWPDFARAMAAHPDGRRVMFVGHEPDLSGAVDLLTGASSVRMRKGGIACVEFPGVPEPGGGELAWLLDPDLYES